The Metopolophium dirhodum isolate CAU chromosome 4, ASM1992520v1, whole genome shotgun sequence DNA window agcagactcttaagatttaaaaatttacattcaGGATCTTTGTTTTGATTTGATAGACTAAAAAAGTAAGAAGaaaaaaccaatttataaatttttttttatttgcttccCTGGCGGCCATCTGCTTCTAATTACGAGAGAAATGTGTATgaccatgtataatattatttagaagtaTGCTTAAATAAAACCATGTGGATAAATCTATATCCATGGATAAAACTCATGTATAACTAATTAGTTTTACCCTTTTTTGTCTTACAaatcaaattgtttaataaatagtatagtaaaagttattcaatagtgcaaaataaatattgaaatatcttaGATAACACTATTTTGATGcaactaatataattgtatttttctgtATACTAATGgtatttttacagaaaataatatatttgctgCTGGTTGTAAAGATGGGTCAATTAAAGTATTTGATAAAAGACTCCCACCAGACGAAGCAAAAATAGCTTCTTTCATAGGACATCATAGTAAAATACTCACTTTAAGACTACAAGATGCTACAGTAGTATCTGCTAGGTAAGTACATTTTCCTCACtttgtcaaaaatatgtattaaacgattaattaatataatagtgctTATGGagatataaaaacatttgagtTTGGCCATAATGCACCACAGCATGAATTTCATGTCAACAACATGCAATCTGCAGCCATTCACTCGATGTGCAATATAATAGCATGGTAAGTATAAAGcgtgtataaaaataactatacatattttttaaataatttaattttatgtttagcaGTAGTATAAATCAGATGTTGTTATTCTACAACACAGAGGGTCAGTTGTTAAACTCTTTGAAATTAACAGACTGGTTCATGAGTACTCGTTATTCACCATTAATGACCACCAAGTTTCACCCACAAAAAGTGCTACTTTCCACCGGGGCTATGGACGGAACTATAGCATTATACTCAATTGATCCCAAAAGATGATGAACGTataaacttttttgtttttttttcatgttaattaatttttgttattcttTTTCTAACACTTTAAATATTCATGACACTTTCTTTTATTGTGCTCAAAAATTGCTATTCGACTGAACATTGGTTTTTTATGTACTTGGTATTTTtctgtacataaaaaattaacttattattattattattatttttaaattaatactatgaatattattgttgttactcTGTTAATTGAATGTCTTGCACATTCTGCCATAAATCGTTTATATGTTCAAACACATAATTTAGTTCTTTATGACGGTGtaccaaaaaaaattcttgcAAATGAGCAGGGATGACtggtttgttatatttttttatatcttccACAAATCTCTTCTTGTCGCCTTCTGTACCTTCTGGACGAAACCTAATGAACATTTGTGATAATTGATGATCTGAACATGTCCCaatgtattgtttaaaatcCACTCGGCCAGATCGAATCAGTGCAGAATCCAACCTAAAATACCATTTGACCATTATTTATGTTGagcaatgtattattattaatcacctATCGACGTAGTTAGTAGTCATAAATAGTATTCTGCCTTCGGATGATACGACACCATCGAGAGCGTTTAGCAACCCGCTCAACGTCACTTTAGTACTGCCCTCTGTCACAAATTAATAATGGTGATTAAAAAATTGCATACGGACACTAAAAACACTGTTTTGCaagtatgcgtataatatacctacgaccGTCTTTCCGTCTCTATTGGCGAACATCGCGTCGATGTCTTCCAGGAGCACGAACGACTTGGATGGCACTTCTCCCATCAATTGAACGAGTTGATCGTCGGACATTTTAGAGTCGTTCAGGCTTAATACGCACAAATTATACTTGATATCGCCTGCCAGCGCCATGATCAAAGATGTTTTGCCACAACCCGGTGGCCCGTAGAGCAGGTAACCCCTACGGTACGGTATTCCTAGAACGccgaaacaaaattttatttcgtaCCATATAGTAGTTGAACTAGTTAAGTTTACATACCCCTATCTAGGTACCAAGACTTGTCGTCCACAAAGTTGTGTATGTCCTTAAGTATGTTTTCGATCACGCCCTCGTCTAGTATAACGGACGACAATGACCGTGGCACCCGGGGCTCGCCGAAGTTGTGCCACGTGTCATACGAGGGCACCATCAGAGTGGTGCCTGTCTCCATGATGGACATGGCGTACAATCTGGCTGGAGGAATGACAATGggacatattttacaaaatacactTTATACATAGTACTCGCGCACAAGAGTATTTAAGTTACATAATGCAGATAATGTTATTGAAAACTACCTCAGGTGTAGCGGTTACTCACCCTCTTCCAGAATTTCATTCATCACTTGTCTGTTTCGA harbors:
- the LOC132943797 gene encoding mitochondrial chaperone BCS1-like isoform X2, whose product is MLKHFTVATVSNKTVSKVVGLVGLSLASMVIDEAIGLIKRYVWRNYVTELEVSNTDKSYNWLLQWISKHNQQLLHFSVTTVCRNTESAHATSKFDYEPNAGEHIFKYKGHTIRVKRDRSTILSSEYGSRPFETLNLSTWGRNRQVMNEILEEARLYAMSIMETGTTLMVPSYDTWHNFGEPRVPRSLSSVILDEGVIENILKDIHNFVDDKSWYLDRGIPYRRGYLLYGPPGCGKTSLIMALAGDIKYNLCVLSLNDSKMSDDQLVQLMGEVPSKSFVLLEDIDAMFANRDGKTVVEGSTKVTLSGLLNALDGVVSSEGRILFMTTNYVDRLDSALIRSGRVDFKQYIGTCSDHQLSQMFIRFRPEGTEGDKKRFVEDIKKYNKPVIPAHLQEFFLVHRHKELNYVFEHINDLWQNVQDIQLTE
- the LOC132943797 gene encoding mitochondrial chaperone BCS1-like isoform X1 codes for the protein MSKSAQMLKHFTVATVSNKTVSKVVGLVGLSLASMVIDEAIGLIKRYVWRNYVTELEVSNTDKSYNWLLQWISKHNQQLLHFSVTTVCRNTESAHATSKFDYEPNAGEHIFKYKGHTIRVKRDRSTILSSEYGSRPFETLNLSTWGRNRQVMNEILEEARLYAMSIMETGTTLMVPSYDTWHNFGEPRVPRSLSSVILDEGVIENILKDIHNFVDDKSWYLDRGIPYRRGYLLYGPPGCGKTSLIMALAGDIKYNLCVLSLNDSKMSDDQLVQLMGEVPSKSFVLLEDIDAMFANRDGKTVVEGSTKVTLSGLLNALDGVVSSEGRILFMTTNYVDRLDSALIRSGRVDFKQYIGTCSDHQLSQMFIRFRPEGTEGDKKRFVEDIKKYNKPVIPAHLQEFFLVHRHKELNYVFEHINDLWQNVQDIQLTE